Proteins encoded together in one Lathyrus oleraceus cultivar Zhongwan6 chromosome 5, CAAS_Psat_ZW6_1.0, whole genome shotgun sequence window:
- the LOC127078830 gene encoding uncharacterized protein LOC127078830 — MSYTQLLSYLIQNGTVVPRALPPMPKPHKPWYDENARCSFHANSEGHTTENCKVFKLRVQELIDQKILSFADVPNAGNNPLPKHDSSSVNAIESSADDGLIKDVFKLKTLLTVVHARLMEAELMNGVHDSCVVCSSNPDQCGEFKIYLQRLMDQRVIQFTRAKIDEDVAVIVAVFDQERLPKPFVVPYQRNVDLEPVKKIKPIVIHVPAPFSFDSTKAVPWNYEPIVYVGNKPVILKEPDVTNIAGASGVTRSGRVFAPEVIPNKESAPTVEPTKGKEVNPPEAGEGSSKKAGTAEEDREFLKIIKKSDYKFLNEAYLEEDISVIQFDNVVANLNASSCLMFIDDDLPPNGREHNMALHISIQCTDVTLARVLVDTGSSLNVLPKTTLAQLNIERVQMRPSALIVKAFDGSK, encoded by the exons ATGAGTTACACTCAATTGCTATCGTATCTGATTCAGAATGGGACTGTCGTGCCAAGGGCATTACCTCCAATGCCGAAGCCGCATAAGCCTTggtatgatgagaatgctagatGTTCCTTTCATGCTAATTCAGAGGGTCATACAACAGAGAATTGCAAGGTGTTCAAGCTTCGGGTCCAAGAGTTGATAGATCAGAAAATTTTGTCTTTTGCTGATGTTCCAAATGCGGGGAACAATCCTTTGCCTAAACATGATAGTTCAAGTGTCAATGCTATAGAAAGTTCAGCTGATGATGGATTGATAAAGGATGTGTTCAAGTTGAAGACTCTTTTAACAGTGGTCCATGCTAGATTGATGGAAGCAGAATTGATGAATGGAGTACATGATAGTTGTGTGGTGTGTTCGTCCAACCCTGATCAGTGTGGTGAATTCAAAATTTATCTTCAACGTTTGATGGATCAGCGGGTTATTCAGTTCACTAGAGCAAAGATTGATGAGGATGTTGCTGTGATTGTGGCTGTGTTTGATCAAGAGAGGCTTCCCAAGCCTTTTGTGGTCCCTTATCAGAGAAATGTTGACCTAGAGCCAGTGAAGAAGATTAAGCCCATAGTTATCCATGTTCCCGCTCCATTCTCATTTGACAGTACCAAAGCCGTGCCTTGGAACTATGAGCCTATAGTTTATGTGGGTAACAAACCAGTAATCTTGAAAGAGCCAGATGTGACTAACATCGCTGGAGCTAGTGGTGTGACTCGAAGTGGAAGGGTTTTCGCTCCTGAAGTGATCCCAAACAAAGAAAGTGCACCAACAGTTGAACCAACGAAGGGGAAAGAGGTGAATCCTCCAGAAGCAGGAGAAGGCTCATCTAAGAAAGCAGGGACTGCTGAAGAGGATAGAGAATTCTTGAAaatcatcaagaagagtgactataag TTCTTGAACGAAGCTTATCTGGAAGAAGATATCAGTGTTATTCAGTTTGATAATGTGGTTGCTAATCTCAATGCTAGTAGTTGTTTGATGTTCATTGATGATGATTTACCCCCTAATGGGCGAGAACATAATATGGCGCTTCATATCTCCATTCAGTGTACAGATGTCACTTTGGCTCGAGTACTGGTAGATACAGGTTCATCCTTGAACGTGTTACCTAAGACTACCCTGGCACAATTGAATATTGAAAGGGTGCAGATGAGACCCAGTGCTTtgatagtgaaagcttttgatgggtctaagTGA
- the LOC127078831 gene encoding uncharacterized protein LOC127078831, whose translation MDVVREEQAAFREEMDSVKSKIEQIFEAIQALARREEEARVAAAARNDALVQGVALQSGPSVPIPNPVIYGLPPGFVPPSERNHMPPPAHTSGVADGVVVQGPPIVNQVVMPRIDEELQDEFEMQNYNGAPRMVIPTAAQDSEAILMCRALAEKLRILEGHNSTRLSALKMCLVPDVLECSNIHTWDELAEAFAKQYKYNTDMAPNRTQLQSTAQKDNESFKEYAQRWRELAAMVHPSLVDRELIDIFMGTLQSQYYERLISSVSTGFSDMVIVGERVEEGLKSGKIQGGSSSQQILKKPFNGFKRKEGETSAISSQRGIPPYKAFASVPYYQYPYVAAVQYPTMPYRPIALVPIPAPVPHYQVPVP comes from the exons ATGGATGTAGTTAGAGAAGAACAAGCTGCCTTCAGAGAGGAGATGGACTCTGTCAAAAGCAAGATCGAGCAGATCTTTGAGGCTATACAAGCTCTGGCTAGAAGGGAAGAAGAGGCTCGTGTTGCCGCTGCTGCAAGGAACGATGCTCTAGTTCAAGGGGTTGCTCTTCAGTCAGGACCTTCAGTTCCTATTCCAAATCCCGTTATCTACGGTCTTCCTCCAGGCTTTGTTCCACCGTCTGAAAGAAATCATATGCCTCCACCTGCGCATACTTCTGGAGTAGCTGATGGAGTCGTTGTGCAAGGACCTCCGATAGTTAATCAAGTAGTCATGCCCCGCATTGATGAAGAGCTCCAGGACGAGTTTGAAATGCAGAATTACAATGGAGCTCCTCGAATGGTCATCCCTACTGCTGCCCAAGATTCTGAGGCTATCTTGATGTGTCGTGCTCTGGCCGAAAAGCTAAGAATCTTGGAAGGACATAACTCAACCCGTTTAAGTGCCTTGAAGATGTGTCTAGTCCCAGACGTG TTGGAATGTAGCAATATCCACACTTGGGATGAGTTGGCTGAAGCATTCgcaaagcaatacaaatataatactGACATGGCACCAAACCGTACTCAGCTTCAGAGTACGGCCCAGAAAGACAATGAAtcttttaaagaatacgcacaacgctggagagaattggctgcaaTGGTGCACCCGTCGCTGGTTGATCGTGAATTGATTGACATTTTCATGGGAACCTTGCAGAGCCAATATTATGAAAGATTGATCAGTAGTGTGTCCACAGGATTTTCTGACATGGTGATCGTGGGAGAAAGAGTAGAAGAAGGACTGAAGAGTGGTAAAATCCAGGGAGGTTCCAGCAGTCAACAAATcttgaagaagcctttcaacggATTCAAGAGGAAGGAGGGTGAGACTAGTGCCATTTCTTCTCAGAGGGGGATACCACCATACAAAGCTTTTGCTTCTGTGCCTTATTATCAGTACCCTTACGTAGCAGCTGTTCAATATCCAACCATGCCTTACCGTCCAATTGCTCTTGTTCCTATTCCAGCTCCGGTACCTCACTATCAAGTTCCAGTTCCTTAA